From Clavelina lepadiformis chromosome 9, kaClaLepa1.1, whole genome shotgun sequence, the proteins below share one genomic window:
- the LOC143471136 gene encoding beta-1,3-galactosyltransferase 5-like, translated as MKMKQKLFFFCFLSLVLLCITTTSFWRLNLIQQQLNKQKCDEGQFLSKTQTTSNQSTRENLNIEFLKEPDIYSQVLRRKNENDTCDVTQKLVWNMVIFVKSAAANRDHRQLIRQTWGSIKLIEGRRFFIVFVVGVNTKSQLAINHEHEDFHDILQISQLDDYRYIGVKTLASMKWASENLPYNFFYSTSDDDMWIDMLKLVGVITEYNNVVGERNWPEFPVICTYKFGEDSVKPLRKPKDKNFIPREKYRWPYWPAFCFGGMYTTSVSTAKQLWEISQISEPFLNVDDVWITGLLRHKLGMPDEMIIKLDEPLAQHYKGFKNKEGKKLLEFKEWNDLSKRLEKISVCHF; from the exons atgaaaatgaaacaaaagctgtttttcttttgtttcttgtCGCTTGTTCTTTTATGTATTACGACGACATCATTTTGGCGTTTGAATCTTATTCAGCAGCAACTAAATAAGCAGAAG TGTGATGAGGGACAATTTCTGTCTAAAACGCAAACTACTTCTAATCAATCAACCAGAGAAAACTTAAATATCGAGTTCTTGAAAGAACCAGACATCTACTCCCAAGTCCTTCGAAGGAAAAACGAGAACGACACTTGCGATGTTACTCAAA aaCTTGTGTGGAACATGGTGATATTTGTGAAGTCGGCAGCAGCCAACAGGGATCACCGTCAATTAATTCGCCAGACATGGGGTTCAATAAAACTGATCGAAGGCAGAAGATTCTTCATAGTTTTCGTCGTCGGAGTAAATACTAAATCTCAGTTAGCGATAAATCATGAACATGAAGACTTTCACGACATTCTGCAAATTTCCCAACTCGATGATTACCG ATACATTGGCGTAAAAACTCTGGCTAGTATGAAATGGGCTTCAGAAAATCTTCCTTATAATTTCTTCTATTCCACATCTGATGACGACATGTGGATTGACATGCTCAAACTAGTTGGAGTGATAACTGAATACAACAACGTGGTAGGAGAACGCAACTGGCCTGAGTTTCCCGTCATTTGTACGTACAAGTTTGGAGAAGATTCTGTTAAGCCACTTCGAAAGCCTAAAGACAAGAACTTCATTCCCAGGGAAAAGTACCGTTGGCCTTACTGGCCGGCGTTTTGTTTTGGTGGAATGTACACAACCAGTGTCAGCACTGCAAAGCAACTTTGGGAAATATCCCAAATATCTGAACCATTTCTGAACGTTGATGACGTTTGGATCACGGGGTTACTACGTCACAAATTGGGGATGCCAGATGAGATGATAATTAAACTTGACGAACCATTAGCTCAGCACTACAAAGggtttaaaaacaaagaagGCAAAAAATTATTGGAATTTAAAGAATGGAACGACTTGTCGAAACGGCTTGAAAAAATCTCAGTTTGTCATTTCTAG